In the Polyangiaceae bacterium genome, one interval contains:
- the cas1 gene encoding CRISPR-associated endonuclease Cas1: MSESTAGAGSDLEVVADDQDEALEVPGRESGEDAGRPKRLPLALRGVHPPDLVPARMLNEVMYCERLAVLEWAQGEFADNFFTVEGRAVHARPDAGGGRLKKKAQPKSATADGEDAKASPEDEERPYSARSVWLSSSRLGITAKIDVVDVDGGTVVPVEYKRGKQPDVPEGAYPPERVQLCAQVLLLREHGFECSDAQIYFAGDHARVSIAITDWLIEETLRAVERVRALAGEPGLPPPLVDSPKCNGCSLVGICLPDEVSVLDLTDGEAEVTDADDADLEPDPWGLTPVMAQTDTEPLRRLHPARDDKLPLLVQEQGARIGLSGAVLQVKVKMRTIAQARLSNTSEVNVFGNVQISTPALRALMESRVPVSFFTYGGWFVGRALGHDSKNVDLRLAQYAAATAPEFCLRLARQLTWSKILNCRTLLRRNNPKAAPVVLFELTQLARKAKEAERLDALLGIEGTAARYYFSDFDGMLKASGSELKLDLNGRNRRPPRDPVNALLSFCYALLTKDFAVALGNAGLDPLLGFYHQPRFGRPALALDLMEEFRPLLADSVVIGAVNNGVVGPDDFISSVAGVALKPAARRKLILAYQRRMDQLVTHPVFGYRISYRRVLEVQARLLGRLLLREIKTYPSFRTR, from the coding sequence ATGAGCGAATCGACGGCGGGTGCAGGTTCGGACCTCGAGGTCGTAGCCGATGACCAAGACGAGGCGCTCGAGGTTCCTGGGCGAGAGTCGGGTGAAGATGCGGGACGACCCAAGCGCCTGCCCCTAGCGCTGCGGGGTGTGCATCCGCCGGACCTGGTTCCGGCCAGAATGCTGAACGAGGTCATGTACTGCGAGCGCCTCGCTGTCTTGGAGTGGGCACAGGGTGAGTTCGCCGACAACTTCTTCACCGTCGAAGGTCGCGCCGTGCACGCGCGCCCGGATGCAGGAGGCGGACGTCTGAAGAAGAAGGCTCAGCCGAAGTCTGCGACCGCGGACGGCGAGGATGCGAAGGCGTCCCCAGAGGACGAGGAGCGTCCGTACTCGGCGCGATCGGTTTGGCTTTCCTCGTCGCGCCTGGGGATCACCGCCAAGATCGACGTAGTAGACGTGGACGGCGGTACCGTCGTGCCAGTCGAGTACAAGCGAGGGAAGCAGCCCGATGTGCCCGAGGGCGCCTATCCCCCAGAGCGCGTGCAGTTGTGCGCACAAGTTCTGTTGCTTCGCGAGCACGGCTTCGAGTGCAGCGACGCTCAGATCTACTTTGCGGGGGACCACGCGCGGGTCAGCATTGCCATCACCGACTGGCTCATTGAAGAGACTCTGCGCGCCGTCGAGCGGGTTCGGGCGTTGGCTGGTGAACCCGGTTTGCCCCCACCTCTCGTGGACAGTCCAAAGTGCAACGGCTGCTCCCTCGTGGGCATTTGCCTCCCTGACGAGGTATCCGTGTTGGATCTGACCGACGGTGAGGCCGAGGTAACCGACGCCGACGACGCCGATCTCGAACCCGATCCGTGGGGGCTGACACCCGTGATGGCGCAGACGGACACTGAGCCGCTACGCCGTCTGCATCCCGCGCGCGACGACAAACTCCCTTTGCTGGTGCAGGAGCAGGGGGCTCGCATCGGGCTTTCCGGGGCGGTGCTTCAAGTGAAGGTCAAGATGCGCACGATCGCCCAGGCGCGCCTGAGCAACACCAGCGAGGTGAACGTCTTCGGTAATGTGCAGATCTCGACGCCAGCCTTGCGAGCCCTGATGGAGAGTCGCGTCCCGGTGTCGTTCTTCACCTACGGAGGATGGTTCGTGGGTCGTGCGTTGGGGCACGACTCCAAGAACGTAGACCTGCGCCTGGCCCAGTACGCTGCGGCGACGGCGCCTGAGTTCTGCCTGCGCCTCGCCCGGCAGCTGACATGGTCCAAGATCTTGAATTGCCGCACCCTCTTGCGACGCAACAATCCGAAGGCGGCCCCGGTCGTGCTGTTCGAACTCACGCAACTGGCGCGCAAGGCCAAGGAGGCTGAACGGCTCGACGCGCTACTGGGCATCGAGGGCACTGCCGCCCGCTACTACTTCTCGGATTTCGACGGGATGCTGAAGGCCTCGGGGTCCGAACTGAAGCTCGACCTGAATGGGCGGAATCGCAGACCGCCCCGCGATCCAGTCAACGCCCTGCTTTCCTTCTGCTACGCGCTGCTCACCAAGGACTTCGCCGTTGCTCTCGGCAATGCCGGGCTGGATCCACTTCTCGGCTTCTATCATCAGCCGCGATTCGGGCGGCCTGCGCTTGCCCTGGACCTGATGGAGGAGTTCCGGCCGTTGCTCGCGGACTCCGTCGTGATCGGGGCGGTCAACAATGGCGTGGTGGGTCCGGATGACTTCATCAGCTCCGTTGCCGGGGTAGCCCTGAAGCCGGCCGCACGCCGTAAGCTGATTCTCGCTTATCAGCGCCGAATGGATCAGCTCGTGACGCACCCGGTCTTTGGGTACCGCATCAGCTATCGCCGCGTGCTGGAGGTTCAGGCACGCCTGCTTGGACGGCTGCTCCTCCGTGAGATCAAGACCTACCCCAGTTTTCGTACCAGGTGA
- a CDS encoding helix-turn-helix transcriptional regulator yields the protein MSPRQSRQGSSRAKPAAKSRDSEKQRRLLREIGTRVREARVAAALTQEEAAARAAIDSKRWQRIEYGQVNPTATTLLRVAEAVETDLWGLLRTKKKTPPSKR from the coding sequence GTGTCCCCGCGCCAGTCTCGACAGGGCAGCTCTCGTGCCAAGCCGGCGGCGAAGTCCCGAGACTCGGAGAAGCAGCGGCGCCTGTTGCGCGAGATCGGCACCAGAGTGCGTGAAGCCCGAGTGGCTGCAGCGCTGACCCAGGAGGAGGCGGCCGCCCGCGCGGCGATCGACTCCAAGCGCTGGCAGCGCATCGAGTACGGACAGGTCAATCCGACCGCCACTACGCTACTGAGGGTCGCCGAAGCGGTCGAGACCGACCTTTGGGGCCTGTTACGGACCAAGAAGAAGACGCCGCCCTCGAAGCGCTAG
- the cas2 gene encoding CRISPR-associated endonuclease Cas2: MRQVFIVSYDISDPKRLRKVFKVMRNWGDHIQLSVFECELSDRELVELRSELAAVIHHGEDQVLFVDLGPVSGRGDRAIESMGRKYFPPERLAVVV; the protein is encoded by the coding sequence ATGCGCCAAGTCTTCATCGTGAGCTACGACATCTCGGATCCAAAGCGCCTGCGCAAAGTGTTCAAGGTCATGCGCAACTGGGGGGACCACATTCAGCTTTCGGTGTTCGAATGCGAACTCTCCGACCGCGAACTGGTCGAGCTGCGGAGCGAGCTGGCCGCGGTCATTCACCATGGCGAAGACCAGGTGCTCTTCGTCGATCTCGGTCCGGTCTCAGGGCGAGGTGACCGAGCAATCGAGTCCATGGGGCGGAAGTACTTTCCGCCTGAGCGGCTGGCGGTCGTGGTCTGA
- a CDS encoding Uma2 family endonuclease, translating to MSDSSAWVDVRYRVRPSADAWILPEVPVPESRPHDKLLSHLVALLEAWVARTELDAIAGRNLAVRWVEANPKIGIDPDVALITPAPPQAQELQSLCTWKPGHVVPRLAIEVVSKHHPYKDYRDLHERYGASGVGELWVLDPEGHGPKSLGGPVPIQQWVRRERIFERVHFGAGPIYSEVIGAWLWADPIRITDDGDGKRVWLTATETERLEKEAERAAKEAERAAKEAERVAKEAALADKEAERVAKEAALADKEAERVAKEAALAEKEAERVAKEAALAEKEAERVAKEAALAASEAAVAKRDAAAARIAELERQVAQLKGG from the coding sequence ATGAGTGACTCATCGGCATGGGTAGACGTGCGCTACCGAGTGCGACCCAGTGCCGACGCGTGGATCTTGCCGGAGGTCCCCGTGCCCGAGTCTCGCCCTCATGACAAGCTGCTCTCCCACCTGGTTGCGCTGTTGGAAGCGTGGGTTGCGCGCACCGAGCTCGACGCCATCGCGGGTCGCAACCTGGCGGTGCGTTGGGTGGAGGCGAATCCCAAGATCGGGATCGATCCGGATGTGGCGCTGATCACTCCCGCGCCCCCGCAGGCGCAGGAGCTGCAGAGCTTGTGCACGTGGAAACCGGGGCACGTCGTGCCGCGTTTGGCGATCGAGGTGGTGAGCAAGCATCATCCCTACAAAGACTACCGAGATCTCCACGAGCGCTACGGGGCGAGCGGAGTGGGGGAGCTGTGGGTGCTCGATCCGGAGGGGCATGGACCGAAGTCTCTCGGCGGACCGGTTCCCATTCAACAATGGGTGCGGCGCGAGCGCATCTTCGAGCGCGTGCACTTCGGCGCTGGGCCGATCTACTCGGAAGTCATCGGCGCGTGGTTGTGGGCGGATCCGATCCGGATCACGGACGATGGCGACGGCAAGCGCGTGTGGCTGACAGCTACGGAAACGGAGCGCCTTGAGAAGGAGGCCGAGCGCGCCGCGAAGGAAGCCGAGCGCGCCGCGAAGGAGGCCGAGCGCGTCGCGAAAGAGGCGGCGCTCGCGGACAAGGAGGCCGAGCGCGTCGCGAAAGAGGCGGCGCTCGCGGACAAGGAGGCCGAGCGTGTCGCCAAAGAGGCGGCGCTCGCGGAGAAGGAAGCCGAGCGCGTCGCGAAAGAGGCGGCGCTCGCGGAGAAGGAGGCCGAGCGCGTCGCGAAGGAAGCCGCGCTCGCCGCGTCGGAGGCCGCCGTGGCCAAGCGAGATGCTGCGGCGGCGCGGATAGCCGAGCTGGAGCGGCAGGTCGCCCAGCTCAAGGGTGGATGA